GGCCCACGTGCCTCGCAACTTGTACGGAGCTGGGAACGCAGGTGAGCTGCCCGGTGGCTGAGTGTGCGAAAGTGAAGCTGGCCTTCCTGTGATTGTCGCCGCAGCGCTCGGCAACGCGGGCGCGATGCGTGCCGGGTGTGTGCTGATGGCATGTCATAATGTACCTTATGACATGGAAACGACGGCCCAGCCCGGGCAATTCCGGCCTTTCCGGCGCTCCGAAACCCTGATGATTGCGTGACATAAGAATCTGGCGTATGATTCGGCCATGCTTGAGACCGCGCTCATACTCGCCCCGACCAAAGCGGAGCACGCCCTGGCGCCGCGGAACCGCGACGGCCTGCCGGCGTGGTTCAACCTCTACATGGGCCTGGAGGCCGGGGCGAACGCCGAGAACACCATCCAGGCGAAGACCCGGGACCTGAACGCGTTCCTCGGCTTCTTCGGCCAGGCCACCGGCAGCGACCACCCCGACCAGTGGACCCGGTCCATCACCGGCGACTTCGTCAAGAAGCTCCAACGCGACAAACGCAGCCCGACCACCATCAACCGGATTCTGGCCACCCTGCGTCACTGTGCCCGGTGGGTCCACCACCGCCGCCCGTTCCTGGCCGGCAACCCGACGGAGCGGATCGCCGACATCACCGTGGATGACCCCGAGTGGAAGGGGCTCACGGACATTGAGGTCACCCGGCTCAAGGCCGCCGCCGAGCAGCTCGTCCACCTGAAGCGGCGGAAGAACCAGCACCCGGTGCGCGATTGGGCCATCTTCCAGGTTCTGCTGCGGACGGGGATGCGGGTTTCCGAGTTGCTCCGGCTGGACCTCGACCAGTACCAGGACAAGCACTTCATCAACGTGAAGCGCAAGGGCCGCAAGGTCACCCGGTCGGTATTCGTCGCCGGCGAGGCCAGGGAAGCCCTCGACACGTATCTGGATAACGTACGCGGCCGGCAGCCCGGCCCGCTGTTCTACTCAAGGGCCGGCAAGCGCCTGGCACGTCAGAATGTTGACGCCGCCCTGCGGGCCATAGCGGCCCAAGCCAACGCACGATTCCCCGATGACCAGAAGATCAATCTCCATGCCCACGCCCTGCGGCACACGTGTCTTCGCCGCGCGGCCGAGAAGCATGGTGTTCAGTACGCGATGGAGCTATCCGGCCAAAGCTCCGAGCGGTATATTTGGCGTTACGTTCAGCCGTCCCAGGCCCAGAAGGAGGCCGCGCTCGACGACTTATTCTGAGGTGGCTTTGTTCGATGACCTATTCGACCAGGGCCTTCAGGAACGCGTCCTTCGCTTCCCCGTAGAACTCGATGCTGATCTTCGTCCAGAGTTCGTCAGGCAACTCGTTCAGTTGTTTCCGCGCCGATATGGGCATGAGCAGGGTGCTGGCCTGCTTGTCGATTGCCAGTTCCGCGATAGCGACCGCATTGGGCAGAAGCTCCAAGGAGCCGCCCAGGTTCACCGAGCCTACCACGATGAGGGCTCCCTTCGTGCTGCGTTCGAGCAGGGCGCTTGACATCGCAAGCAACACCGGAAGGCTCAAGCCCGCCCCGGTCCGGTCGTTGTCCATCGGCCGCATCTGAATTGAGAACTCGTGTCCCCGCGGGTCGCGATCGCCGACCAGGAACTTGGCCTGCGCGTAGAGATTCTGCTCGCCGATACGCACGCTCTCACGGAACCCGGGTGGTGCCGGCGTGTTCAGAATCTTTACCCCGCTCCCAGGCCCCACCGTCACCTCGATTCGGTAAAGCCCCGGACTCGTGTCCGGTGCACCGGGGCCAACAGCCCACACCTGCCCGGGCGGCAACGGGTCAGCCTCGATAGCTTCCTCACTGCGGAGCTCGGGCGTTGAAACAAACTTCTCCACCCCGTCCACACCCAGGGTGTAGCTGAAGTGTGTGTTCCGGAACTCAGAGGGGAAGCAACGCTTCTGCTGCTCCTTCACGCGACGCCTTGCTTCCAGCGCGAGCCGGACAACCTGCTCTAACTCCTCGTCAGGAATAGGCACATCCGGGTCGGGGAAAAGCAGTTTCACCAGTCCGCTCACGGTCTTCTGGACCGCCTCAATGTCGCGACCCCGG
The sequence above is drawn from the Phycisphaerae bacterium genome and encodes:
- a CDS encoding tyrosine-type recombinase/integrase, which gives rise to MLETALILAPTKAEHALAPRNRDGLPAWFNLYMGLEAGANAENTIQAKTRDLNAFLGFFGQATGSDHPDQWTRSITGDFVKKLQRDKRSPTTINRILATLRHCARWVHHRRPFLAGNPTERIADITVDDPEWKGLTDIEVTRLKAAAEQLVHLKRRKNQHPVRDWAIFQVLLRTGMRVSELLRLDLDQYQDKHFINVKRKGRKVTRSVFVAGEAREALDTYLDNVRGRQPGPLFYSRAGKRLARQNVDAALRAIAAQANARFPDDQKINLHAHALRHTCLRRAAEKHGVQYAMELSGQSSERYIWRYVQPSQAQKEAALDDLF